The DNA region CGAGCGCCCACGAGTAGAGCCAGCGGTCTGTCATTGCCGTGACCATCTAGCATCGGCCAGAAAATCGTGCTGGTACAGGCAGGTGTGCCCTCGTGCTCGGCCTCCGTGGGCTCTGAGTGGGGGTTCGGAGCGGGGCGCCTCGAATGCGCCTACGCGTTCGGGCCCTCCGAGGAGAGGTACGCCGTCAGGTCGGTCGTCGTGACGACGCCGATGACCTCGGACTCGTCATCGACAACCGGCAGGTGGTGGAAGCCGTGTTCGAGCATCACGTCGGCCGCGGTCTGGATGGACTCGTTGACCGTGGTCGTGATGACGTCGGTGCTCATCGCGCTGCCGACGGTGGCCGTCGGTTCCGAGTCACCGCGGGCGACGACGTGGACGAAGTCGGTCGCGGTGAGGATTCCCTCGAGACGGCCGTCGTCGTCGACGACGATGACGGACCCGATGCCGTTGTCGAGCATCAGGTTGCCTGCCTCCTCGATGGAGGCCGAGGCGTCGATGGTGTGTACCGGAGAGGACATCAGACTGCCGACAAAAACGTCACTCATGGGAGATGTGTTGTGCCGGGCGGCTGAAAAGGGTTGTCGTACCGACGGCCGCGACGAGACGATGCGACCCGGCCGGGGCGGCCCTGGTGACCGCCGCGGCGAGGCCGGGACCGCCGGACGAGTCCACGTCGACTCGCCAGTCACGCGCTGGCTTCAGGCCAGCGGGAAGACCGTCGAGATGGCGAGCGTGGTGACCAGCCCGGTCACCGAGATGACCGTCGTGAGGACGGTCCAGGTCTTCAGCGTCTCGACCTGCGTGAGCCCGCCGATCTCCTTGACGAGCCAGAAGCCGCTGTCGTTGTACCACGAGCAGATGTTCCCACCGGCACCGATGGCCATCACGAGGAAGGCCGGATGGACGGCGAGTTGTGACACCTGCGGGGCCATGATGCCCGCGGTGGTGAGCATCGCCGCGGTCGCAGAGCCCTGCGCGATGCGGACGATGGCGGCGATGAGCCACGCGCTGACGATGAGGGGGATGCCGACGCCGGAGAGCGCGCCGGTGATGTAGTCACCGACGCCGGAGGCGGCGAGCAGGGCCCCGAAGGCACCGCCGGCCGCGGTGATGGCCGCGATGTTGCCGCCGCTCTTCAGGGCCTCGGTGAGTTCGTCGCCCCAGGCGCTCCGGGAGAGGTCGCTGTACCGGTAGAACACCCAGGCGGCGGCCAGTGCCGCGATGGTCAACGCGACGTTCTTGTCCCCGAGGAAGGCCGCGTAGGGGCGGAGCGTCTCGAGGGCGGGGTAGGCCTCGTCGAACGCCTTGATGGCCGTGAGGGCACCGATGAGGCCGACCGCGACGAGGATGGGCGAGAGCGAGGCGACCATCCCCGGCAGTTCGCTGGTGTCGCGCTCGGCCAGTTCGTGCAGCTCGTCGGTCGAGGTCGCCATCGCGTCCCGGAGCGGGATGTCGAGCCGGCGGTTGATCCACCGACC from Haloarchaeobius amylolyticus includes:
- a CDS encoding CBS domain-containing protein, translating into MSDVFVGSLMSSPVHTIDASASIEEAGNLMLDNGIGSVIVVDDDGRLEGILTATDFVHVVARGDSEPTATVGSAMSTDVITTTVNESIQTAADVMLEHGFHHLPVVDDESEVIGVVTTTDLTAYLSSEGPNA
- a CDS encoding GntP family permease; protein product: MAIEFAHSPLLTFVLALLAVILLLVRWDLPAFVGLIIAAFFVGVINVVFVPEFTPTKAADAVATAFGNGMAGIGIPILMAAVIGKSMLESGAAQRIVRGFQSLLGRENADYALWGSSSILAIPVFFDSVFYLLAPLARSMRARVGRDYTLFIVVVGAGAATAHVFVPPTPGPLAVADEIGVNLGMTMLIGVTVALPAALVGGIGYGRWINRRLDIPLRDAMATSTDELHELAERDTSELPGMVASLSPILVAVGLIGALTAIKAFDEAYPALETLRPYAAFLGDKNVALTIAALAAAWVFYRYSDLSRSAWGDELTEALKSGGNIAAITAAGGAFGALLAASGVGDYITGALSGVGIPLIVSAWLIAAIVRIAQGSATAAMLTTAGIMAPQVSQLAVHPAFLVMAIGAGGNICSWYNDSGFWLVKEIGGLTQVETLKTWTVLTTVISVTGLVTTLAISTVFPLA